From Toxotes jaculatrix isolate fToxJac2 chromosome 1, fToxJac2.pri, whole genome shotgun sequence, a single genomic window includes:
- the LOC121186986 gene encoding multiple epidermal growth factor-like domains protein 10 isoform X1, whose translation MYRRRSQCCPGFYESGDLCVPLCTEECAHGRCVSPDTCQCEPGWGGLDCSSGCESDFWGPHCTNRCQCRNGAKCNPITGACVCTDGYQGWRCEEPCDPSFYGKDCLLECQCLNGATCHHQTGECLCAPGYTGAFCEEPCPPGKHGSLCEQRCPCQNGGTCHHVTGECSCPAGWVGPVCAQPCPFGSFGINCSQECTCRNGGLCDHISGQCQCTAGYIGERCQDECPVGTYGPQCAHKCDCQNGAKCYHINGACLCNEGFKGPSCQDRFCPTGLYGLICDKYCPCKAENTLSCHPLSGECTCAAGWTGLYCNETCPAGYYGEGCREMCVCANGADCDGTTGACLCAPGYIGDDCSISCPAGLYGTNCTSSCSCQNEISCSHIDGSCICKEGWQGVDCSIPCSSGTWGLSCNQTCQCANGAACDPVNGTCTCSPGWRDEYCDVPCPEGSYGLDCRERCDCVNSDGCDPVTGFCRCLAGWTGIHCNSVCEEGRWGPNCSYSCTCENGGSCSPEDGTCVCAPGYRGTNCRRTCSPGFYGHRCSQSCPQCVHSDGACHHVTGHCECLSGFFGSLCNQVCPSGKYGKACAETCLCTNNGTCNPIDGSCQCYPGWIGEDCSKPCPQGSWGPDCIHTCNCHNGAQCSATDGECNCSPGWTGLYCTQRCPTGFYGSQCTEVCRCQNGADCDHITGQCSCRTGFIGQSCELKCPAGTFGYGCQQLCECMNNATCDYVTGTCYCSIGFKGIRCDQAALMMEELNPYTKISPALASERQSAGAVLGIIFLLLLIMAMLGLVVWFRYRQREKGHHVPNVTYTPALHINSTDYSLSGKTSKSSHLSTGLQCTGLLSSADSSPSNSSVGRCFSNPSYRTLGPCTYAAHYAKPDKRASAKVKTKKRHRNSAPEWGAYCNLSDLGVYCIDRRYSYHLEPRYRDYMKGSLSSTCSLNSENPYATINDPPGLCKHSESSYVEMKSPGHHDHMTHCCSAAIITTTTTTTTAPAKNVYDMEPTISIVQGTGGVVVPSYPQNPYDLPRNSHIPSHYDLLPVRPSPSHNHSLTLHSHSPPLPGSPTSSLL comes from the exons gCTGTGAGAGTGACTTCTGGGGGCCCCACTGCACCAACCGCTGTCAGTGCCGCAACGGGGCCAAATGTAACCCGATCACCGGAGCCTGCGTCTGCACCGACGGCTACCAGGGCTGGCGCTGCGAGGAGCCCTGTGACCCCAGCTTCTACGGCAAGGACTGCCTGTTGGAGTGCCAGTGCCTCAACGGCGCCACCTGTCACCATCAGACTGGCGAGTGCCTCTGTGCGCCCGGATACACCGGGGCCTT CTGTGAGGAGCCTTGTCCTCCAGGTAAACACGGCTCCCTGTGTGAACAGCGCTGTCCCTGTCAGAACGGAGGGACGTGCCATCACGTCACCGGAGAGTGCTCCTGTCCCGCCGGCTGGGTG GGCCCAGTCTGCGCGCAGCCGTGTCCGTTCGGATCGTTCGGCATCAATTGCTCCCAGGAGTGCACGTGTCGTAACGGAGGCCTATGTGACCACATCAGCGGTCAGTGCCAGTGCACAGCTGGATACATCGGAGAGAG ATGCCAGGATGAATGCCCAGTCGGTACTTATGGGCCACAGTGTGCCCACAAGTGTGACTGCCAGAACGGGGCCAAGTGCTACCACATCAACGGGGCCTGCCTGTGCAACGAGGGCTTTAAGGGCCCCAGCTGCCAGGACCGCTTCTGTCCCACGGGCCTGTACGGACTCATCTGCGATAAATACTGTCCCTGCAAAGCTGAAAACACGCTCAG CTGTCATCCTCTGTCAGGTGAGTGCACCTGTGCGGCCGGGTGGACGGGGCTGTACTGCAACGAGACCTGTCCGGCAGGTTACTATGGCGAGGGCTGCAGagagatgtgtgtctgtgctaaCGGAGCCGACTGCGACGGCACCACGGGAGCTTGTTTGTGTGCACCGGGATATATA GGTGACGACTGCTCCATCAGCTGTCCTGCAGGTCTCTACGGGACCAACTGCACCTCGTCGTGCTCCTGCCAGAACGAGATCTCCTGCTCGCACATCGACGGCTCCTGCATCTGCAAAGAAG gCTGGCAGGGCGTGGACTGCTCTATCCCATGCTCCAGCGGCACTTGGGGGCTGAGCTGCAATCAGACGTGTCAGTGCGCCAACGGGGCGGCCTGCGACCCCGTCAATGGGACCTGCACCTGCTCCCCGGGCTGGAGGGACGAGTACTGCGACGTGCCGTGTCCT GAGGGATCATATGGGCTGGACTGCAGGGAgagatgtgactgtgtgaactCTGATGGCTGTGATCCAGTGACCGGCTTCTGTCGCTGCCTGGCAGGTTGGACAG GCATCCAttgcaacagtgtgtgtgaggagggacGCTGGGGACCCAACTGCTCCTACAGCTGCACCTGTGAGAACGGAGGCTCCTGCTCCCCAGAGGACGGCACCTGTGTGTGCGCTCCCGGCTACCGCGGCACCAACTGCAGACGAA CCTGTTCGCCTGGTTTCTACGGCCACCGTTGCAGCCAGTCGTGTCCTCAGTGTGTCCACAGTGACGGGGCGTGCCACCATGTCACCGGCCACTGTGAATGTCTCTCTGGCTTCTTCGGCTCCCTGTGCAACCAAG TGTGTCCCAGTGGAAAGTACGGTAAGGCCTGTGCCGAGACGTGTCTGTGCACCAACAACGGCACTTGTAATCCCATCGACGGCTCCTGTCAGTGCTACCCCGGGTGGATCGGCGAGGACTGCTCCAAAC CATGTCCTCAGGGCTCATGGGGCCCAGACTGCATCCACACGTGTAATTGTCACAACGGAGCCCAGTGCAGCGCCACAGACGGAGAGTGTAACTGCAGCCCTGGATGGACGGGGCTCTACTGTACCCAGC GCTGTCCTACGGGTTTCTACGGCTCTCAGTGCACCGAGGTGTGTCGCTGTCAGAACGGGGCGGACTGCGACCACATCACCGGACAGTGTTCGTGCAGGACGGGCTTCATAGGACAGAGCTGTGAGCTCA AGTGTCCCGCCGGGACGTTCGGCTACGGCtgccagcagctgtgtgagtgtatgaACAACGCCACCTGCGACTACGTGACGGGAACCTGCTACTGCAGCATCGGCTTCAAAGGCATCCGCTGCGACCAGG CGGCTCTGATGATGGAGGAACTGAACCCTTACACTAAGATCAGCCCGGCGCTGGCGTCGGAGCGGCAGTCGGCCGGCGCCGTCCTCGGCAtcatcttcctgctgctgctcatcatgGCCATGCTCGGCCTGGTGGTCTGGTTCCGGTATcggcagagagagaagggccATCACGTGCCCAACGTCACCTACACACCGGCCCTGCACATCAACTCCACAGACTACTCCCTCTCAGGTAAGAC cagcaaatcctcacatttgagca CAGGGCTGCAGTGCACAGGCCTGCTCTCCTCTGCAGATTCCTCTCCCAGTAACAGCTCCGTAGGCCGCTGCTTCTCCAACCCGAGCTACCGCACTCTGGGGCCGTGCACCTACGCCGCACACTACGCCAAGCCGGACAAGAGGGCCTCCGCCAAG gTGAAGACAAAGAAGCGACACAGGAACAGTGCTCCAGAGTGGGGCGCCTACTGTAACCTCAGCGACCTGG GTGTTTACTGCATTGATCGGCGTTACAGCTACCACCTGGAGCCGCGCTACAGAG ACTATATGAAGGGCTCCCTGTCCAGCACCTGCTCCCTCAACAGTGAAAACCCCTACGCCACCATCAACGACCCCCCGGGCCTGTGCAAGCACTCGGAGAGCAGCTACGTGGAGATGAAATCGCCAGGTCACCATGATCACATGACCCACTGCTGCTCCGCCGCCATCATCACCAcgaccaccaccacaaccacagcACCCGCCAAGAACGTGTACGACATGG AGCCGACCATCAGCATCGTCCAGGGAACTGGAGGTGTGGTGGTTCCCAGTTACCCTCAGAACCCGTACGACCTGCCCAGGAACAGCCAC
- the LOC121186986 gene encoding multiple epidermal growth factor-like domains protein 10 isoform X2 yields MYRRRSQCCPGFYESGDLCVPLCTEECAHGRCVSPDTCQCEPGWGGLDCSSGCESDFWGPHCTNRCQCRNGAKCNPITGACVCTDGYQGWRCEEPCDPSFYGKDCLLECQCLNGATCHHQTGECLCAPGYTGAFCEEPCPPGKHGSLCEQRCPCQNGGTCHHVTGECSCPAGWVGPVCAQPCPFGSFGINCSQECTCRNGGLCDHISGQCQCTAGYIGERCQDECPVGTYGPQCAHKCDCQNGAKCYHINGACLCNEGFKGPSCQDRFCPTGLYGLICDKYCPCKAENTLSCHPLSGECTCAAGWTGLYCNETCPAGYYGEGCREMCVCANGADCDGTTGACLCAPGYIGDDCSISCPAGLYGTNCTSSCSCQNEISCSHIDGSCICKEGWQGVDCSIPCSSGTWGLSCNQTCQCANGAACDPVNGTCTCSPGWRDEYCDVPCPEGSYGLDCRERCDCVNSDGCDPVTGFCRCLAGWTGIHCNSVCEEGRWGPNCSYSCTCENGGSCSPEDGTCVCAPGYRGTNCRRTCSPGFYGHRCSQSCPQCVHSDGACHHVTGHCECLSGFFGSLCNQVCPSGKYGKACAETCLCTNNGTCNPIDGSCQCYPGWIGEDCSKPCPQGSWGPDCIHTCNCHNGAQCSATDGECNCSPGWTGLYCTQRCPTGFYGSQCTEVCRCQNGADCDHITGQCSCRTGFIGQSCELKCPAGTFGYGCQQLCECMNNATCDYVTGTCYCSIGFKGIRCDQAALMMEELNPYTKISPALASERQSAGAVLGIIFLLLLIMAMLGLVVWFRYRQREKGHHVPNVTYTPALHINSTDYSLSGLQCTGLLSSADSSPSNSSVGRCFSNPSYRTLGPCTYAAHYAKPDKRASAKVKTKKRHRNSAPEWGAYCNLSDLGVYCIDRRYSYHLEPRYRDYMKGSLSSTCSLNSENPYATINDPPGLCKHSESSYVEMKSPGHHDHMTHCCSAAIITTTTTTTTAPAKNVYDMEPTISIVQGTGGVVVPSYPQNPYDLPRNSHIPSHYDLLPVRPSPSHNHSLTLHSHSPPLPGSPTSSLL; encoded by the exons gCTGTGAGAGTGACTTCTGGGGGCCCCACTGCACCAACCGCTGTCAGTGCCGCAACGGGGCCAAATGTAACCCGATCACCGGAGCCTGCGTCTGCACCGACGGCTACCAGGGCTGGCGCTGCGAGGAGCCCTGTGACCCCAGCTTCTACGGCAAGGACTGCCTGTTGGAGTGCCAGTGCCTCAACGGCGCCACCTGTCACCATCAGACTGGCGAGTGCCTCTGTGCGCCCGGATACACCGGGGCCTT CTGTGAGGAGCCTTGTCCTCCAGGTAAACACGGCTCCCTGTGTGAACAGCGCTGTCCCTGTCAGAACGGAGGGACGTGCCATCACGTCACCGGAGAGTGCTCCTGTCCCGCCGGCTGGGTG GGCCCAGTCTGCGCGCAGCCGTGTCCGTTCGGATCGTTCGGCATCAATTGCTCCCAGGAGTGCACGTGTCGTAACGGAGGCCTATGTGACCACATCAGCGGTCAGTGCCAGTGCACAGCTGGATACATCGGAGAGAG ATGCCAGGATGAATGCCCAGTCGGTACTTATGGGCCACAGTGTGCCCACAAGTGTGACTGCCAGAACGGGGCCAAGTGCTACCACATCAACGGGGCCTGCCTGTGCAACGAGGGCTTTAAGGGCCCCAGCTGCCAGGACCGCTTCTGTCCCACGGGCCTGTACGGACTCATCTGCGATAAATACTGTCCCTGCAAAGCTGAAAACACGCTCAG CTGTCATCCTCTGTCAGGTGAGTGCACCTGTGCGGCCGGGTGGACGGGGCTGTACTGCAACGAGACCTGTCCGGCAGGTTACTATGGCGAGGGCTGCAGagagatgtgtgtctgtgctaaCGGAGCCGACTGCGACGGCACCACGGGAGCTTGTTTGTGTGCACCGGGATATATA GGTGACGACTGCTCCATCAGCTGTCCTGCAGGTCTCTACGGGACCAACTGCACCTCGTCGTGCTCCTGCCAGAACGAGATCTCCTGCTCGCACATCGACGGCTCCTGCATCTGCAAAGAAG gCTGGCAGGGCGTGGACTGCTCTATCCCATGCTCCAGCGGCACTTGGGGGCTGAGCTGCAATCAGACGTGTCAGTGCGCCAACGGGGCGGCCTGCGACCCCGTCAATGGGACCTGCACCTGCTCCCCGGGCTGGAGGGACGAGTACTGCGACGTGCCGTGTCCT GAGGGATCATATGGGCTGGACTGCAGGGAgagatgtgactgtgtgaactCTGATGGCTGTGATCCAGTGACCGGCTTCTGTCGCTGCCTGGCAGGTTGGACAG GCATCCAttgcaacagtgtgtgtgaggagggacGCTGGGGACCCAACTGCTCCTACAGCTGCACCTGTGAGAACGGAGGCTCCTGCTCCCCAGAGGACGGCACCTGTGTGTGCGCTCCCGGCTACCGCGGCACCAACTGCAGACGAA CCTGTTCGCCTGGTTTCTACGGCCACCGTTGCAGCCAGTCGTGTCCTCAGTGTGTCCACAGTGACGGGGCGTGCCACCATGTCACCGGCCACTGTGAATGTCTCTCTGGCTTCTTCGGCTCCCTGTGCAACCAAG TGTGTCCCAGTGGAAAGTACGGTAAGGCCTGTGCCGAGACGTGTCTGTGCACCAACAACGGCACTTGTAATCCCATCGACGGCTCCTGTCAGTGCTACCCCGGGTGGATCGGCGAGGACTGCTCCAAAC CATGTCCTCAGGGCTCATGGGGCCCAGACTGCATCCACACGTGTAATTGTCACAACGGAGCCCAGTGCAGCGCCACAGACGGAGAGTGTAACTGCAGCCCTGGATGGACGGGGCTCTACTGTACCCAGC GCTGTCCTACGGGTTTCTACGGCTCTCAGTGCACCGAGGTGTGTCGCTGTCAGAACGGGGCGGACTGCGACCACATCACCGGACAGTGTTCGTGCAGGACGGGCTTCATAGGACAGAGCTGTGAGCTCA AGTGTCCCGCCGGGACGTTCGGCTACGGCtgccagcagctgtgtgagtgtatgaACAACGCCACCTGCGACTACGTGACGGGAACCTGCTACTGCAGCATCGGCTTCAAAGGCATCCGCTGCGACCAGG CGGCTCTGATGATGGAGGAACTGAACCCTTACACTAAGATCAGCCCGGCGCTGGCGTCGGAGCGGCAGTCGGCCGGCGCCGTCCTCGGCAtcatcttcctgctgctgctcatcatgGCCATGCTCGGCCTGGTGGTCTGGTTCCGGTATcggcagagagagaagggccATCACGTGCCCAACGTCACCTACACACCGGCCCTGCACATCAACTCCACAGACTACTCCCTCTCAG GGCTGCAGTGCACAGGCCTGCTCTCCTCTGCAGATTCCTCTCCCAGTAACAGCTCCGTAGGCCGCTGCTTCTCCAACCCGAGCTACCGCACTCTGGGGCCGTGCACCTACGCCGCACACTACGCCAAGCCGGACAAGAGGGCCTCCGCCAAG gTGAAGACAAAGAAGCGACACAGGAACAGTGCTCCAGAGTGGGGCGCCTACTGTAACCTCAGCGACCTGG GTGTTTACTGCATTGATCGGCGTTACAGCTACCACCTGGAGCCGCGCTACAGAG ACTATATGAAGGGCTCCCTGTCCAGCACCTGCTCCCTCAACAGTGAAAACCCCTACGCCACCATCAACGACCCCCCGGGCCTGTGCAAGCACTCGGAGAGCAGCTACGTGGAGATGAAATCGCCAGGTCACCATGATCACATGACCCACTGCTGCTCCGCCGCCATCATCACCAcgaccaccaccacaaccacagcACCCGCCAAGAACGTGTACGACATGG AGCCGACCATCAGCATCGTCCAGGGAACTGGAGGTGTGGTGGTTCCCAGTTACCCTCAGAACCCGTACGACCTGCCCAGGAACAGCCAC